A genomic segment from Helicoverpa armigera isolate CAAS_96S chromosome 10, ASM3070526v1, whole genome shotgun sequence encodes:
- the LOC110383215 gene encoding myosin-7 isoform X3, producing MVAKCVKPGDSDKIFKSINLYIKSLQKYQKYCTMLKASQPSANGVIGTTEKMPKTAQSHPQCSTKRAHSPGKKELANLLKDVLSLDNESGVKKRPMRAIAKRAHSASPVTPRPRSPLHLKNKAADRRCQSLSPCTATQKKSQEHFAPVSGQAPDGIMQPFHIPPESDPEKDLVMPQCVLTKVMRILATKKREFLKMRKGLISQQNVMLENFAQLKELEARAGVHADESMGEVRVLSVSGWPAHDLLMLVRDDLAMPLNSEISGLFGPHVLQQITAQLNPIPEEMLAVSAEIMARRIELLNLLRGKHRTDRATYLTNLEWKTKNTEFDHETEKLHRMVAGTAENLKAKINYSLELAKIPWVDRDTMMKKIERLQKENMILQHKLEDVTKKDTDELKELGPTSDNRPNYQAVCEELSKERAAREALKEVVSAAESMLRVARARIATLERQLKDTRSELEAARKKHKDLEQLYRHRETSYDARSKKLLEVSKTGEITIETLSRQRDALELRVKELREQAENAERLASAREAEQRARAESLQAKVAEQFSVQERVKAATESRVTELDAKVKELEDQLQALRERSVRLVDMERRRCLEYVPSKESEPSDRETEIWKELQVTRVALSRVEEELRQSRADKDSFLNSLSRIAQGEGSDNVQEKIATELLDREQKIVKLQHVIQEQRENEKLMEQSMTQYENQLAALRLEVKRLRNYDGYAKEVPYQELHTELLELHMQVETLSRERTALVTAAASRALMLERHERCADLFARMIRARRDLSALLEGRSDPAPLDEAGQAEVSRSLSSVCASAADTWTALRTERARVLRLESAVLAQSLQLEREGRVRTQLERRRAMLEREILRSQSETTDSSVLNPIKNPNLGHSWI from the exons ATGGTGGCAAAATGTGTCAAACCAGGTGATTCTGACAAAATTTTCAAGTCTATTAATCTTTATATCAAAAGTcttcaaaaataccaaaaatattgcacaatgTTGAAAGCATCGCAGCCTTCAGCGAACGGTGTAATAG GTACCACCGAAAAAATGCCGAAAACTGCACAATCTCACCCTCAGTGTTCCACAAAACGCGCTCACTCGCCGGGGAAGAAAGAACTGGCCAACCTATTGAAAGATGTCTTATCACTAG ataATGAAAGCGGTGTGAAGAAACGACCCATGAGAGCTATCGCCAAGAGGGCACATTCCGCCAGCCCCGTCACACCACGGCCTAGA AGCCCACTTCATTTAAAGAATAAGGCAGCGGACAGAAGATGCCAGAGTCTATCCCCGTGCACTGCT ACGCAAAAGAAATCTCAAGAGCATTTCGCACCAGTAAGCGGACAGGCACCTGACGGGATAATGCAACCCTTTCACATACCACCAGAGAGTGACCctg aaaaagaTTTGGTTATGCCTCAATGTGTTTTGACCAAAGTGATGCGAATTTTAGCAACGAAAAAACGAGAGTTCCTGAAAATGCGCAAAGGTTTAATTTCTCAACAA AACGTGATGTTGGAGAACTTCGCGCAGCTCAAAGAGCTGGAAGCTCGGGCGGGAGTGCATGCTGACGAGTCTATGGGCGAAGTGCGCGTGCTCTCGGTCAGCGGCTGGCCGGCACATGACCTGCTTATGTTAGTTCGCGACGACCTGGCAATGCCGTTAAATTCTGAAATATCCGGACTTTTTG GTCCACATGTTCTTCAGCAAATAACAGCGCAATTGAACCCTATACCCGAAGAGATGTTGGCGGTTAGCGCAGAGATTATGGCGCGACGAATAGAACTACTCAATCTTCTGAGGGGCAAGCACCGAACAGATCGGGCTACCTATCTTACT AATTTAGAATGGAAAACGAAGAACACTGAATTTGATCATGAAACAGAAAAGCTACATAGAATGGTGGCTGGTACTGCGGAGAATTTGAaggctaaaataaattattctctAGAACTTGCGAA gattCCTTGGGTCGATCGAGATACAATGATGAAAAAGATTGAACGGCTACAAAAGGAGAACATGATACTGCAGCATAAACTAGAAGATGTAACGAAGAAAGATACTGACGAACTTAAAGAACTGGGACCAACGTCGGATAATAGGCCCAACTATCAG GCAGTATGCGAGGAGTTGTCGAAGGAGCGCGCGGCGCGGGAGGCGCTGAAGGAGGTGGTGTCGGCGGCGGAGAGCATGCTGCGCGTGGCGCGCGCGCGCATCGCCACGCTGGAGCGCCAGCTCAAGGACACGCGCTCCGAGCTCGAGGCGGCGCGCAAAAAGCACAAAGACCTCGAGCAACTC tatcgTCATCGGGAGACTAGCTACGATGCGCGCTCCAAGAAGTTACTTGAAGTTTCCAAAACAGGAGAAATTACTATCGAAACACTGTCCCGGCAACGAGATGCGTTGGAACTCAG GGTAAAGGAGCTACGTGAGCAGGCTGAAAACGCGGAGAGATTGGCCTCTGCAAGAGAAGCTGAGCAGCGCGCTCGCGCCGAGTCGCTCCAGGCGAAGGTAGCGGAACAG TTCTCTGTTCAGGAAAGAGTCAAGGCAGCTACCGAGAGTCGTGTGACGGAGTTGGACGCCAAAGTCAAAGAGTTAGAAGATCAATTACAGGCTTTACGCGAACGTTCCGTGAGGCTCGTAGATATGGAGCGACGACGATGCCTTGAATATGTACCTTCGAAAG AGAGCGAACCTTCCGACAGAGAAACTGAGATTTGGAAAGAACTTCAAGTGACTCGAGTTGCCTTATCTCGCGTAGAGGAAGAACTAAGACAAAGTAGAGCTGACAAAGATagctttttaaattctttgtctCGGATTGCG CAAGGAGAAGGATCGGACAACGTTCAAGAAAAAATTGCAACGGAATTATTAGATAGAGAACAGAAGATTGTCAAACTACAACACGTCATACAAGAACAAagagaaaatgaaaaattgaT GGAACAGAGCATGACACAGTATGAGAACCAGCTAGCGGCTCTACGTCTTGAAGTGAAACGTTTGCGGAACTATGATGGTTATGCAAAAGAAGTTCCGTATCAAGAACTGCATACAGAG CTGCTGGAGTTGCATATGCAAGTGGAAACTCTGTCGCGGGAGCGTACCGCTCTGGTGACGGCAGCCGCGTCGCGCGCGCTAATGTTGgagcggcacgagcgctgcgcGGATTTGTTCGCGCGGATGATCCGCGCCCGCCGCGACCTGTCCGCGCTTCTCGAAGGCCGCAGCGACCCGGCGCCCCTAGACGAAGCAGGCCAGGCGGAG GTGTCGAGATCGTTGTCGTCGGTGTGCGCGAGCGCGGCGGACACGTGGACGGCGCTGCGCACGGAGCGCGCGCGCGTGCTGCGCCTGGAGAGCGCGGTGCTGGCGCAGAGCCTGCAGCTGGAGCGCGAGGGCCGCGTGCGCACGCAGCTCGAGCGCCGCCGCGCCATGCTCGAGCGAGAGATACTGCGCTCCCAGAGCGAGACCACCGACTCCTCTGTATTAAACCCCATCAAAAATCCAA atTTAGGACATTCTTGGATATAA